One part of the Solea solea chromosome 16, fSolSol10.1, whole genome shotgun sequence genome encodes these proteins:
- the LOC131475101 gene encoding 26S proteasome non-ATPase regulatory subunit 11A: MAAAAVAEFQRAQSLLGTDRDASIDILHSIVKRDIQDSDEEAVRVKEQSILELGALLAKTGQAAELGGLLKYVRPFLNSISKAKAARLVRSLLDLFLDMEAATGQEVELCLECIEWAKTEKRTFLRQALEARLISLYFDTKCYQEALQLGTQLLQELKKMDDKALLVEVQLLESKTYHALSNLPKARAALTSARTTANAIYCPPKLQAALDMQSGIIHAAEEKDWKTAYSYFYEAFEGYDSIDSPRAITALKYMLLCKIMLNAPEDVQALISGKLALRYAGRQTDSLKCVALASKNRSLADFEKALTEYKAELRDDPIISTHLTKLYDNLLEKNLIRVIEPFSRVQIAHISSLIKLSKGDVERKLSQMILDEKFHGILDQGEGVLIVFEEPVVDKTYEAALETIQNMSKVVDSLYNKAKKLT; encoded by the exons ATGGCAGCCGCGGCAGTGGCTGAGTTTCAGAGAGCACAGTCTCTTCTTGGAACAGACAGGGATGCCTCTATCGACATCCTTCATTCAATAG TGAAGCGGGACATCCAGGACAGTGATGAGGAGGCGGTGCGTGTTAAAGAGCAGAGCATCTTGGAGTTGGGTGCTCTGCTGGCCAAGACAGGACAGGCTGCAG AGCTTGGGGGTCTGCTAAAGTATGTACGCCCCTTCCTCAACTCCATCTCCAAGGCCAAGGCAGCTCGGCTGGTCCGCTCCCTGCTTGACCTCTTCCTGGACATGGAGGCTGCCACAGGTCAGGAGGTTGAGCTTTGTCTGGAGTGCATAGAGTGGGCCAAGACTGAGAAGAGGACCTTCCTCAGACAGGCACTTGAG GCTCGTCTCATTTCGTTGTATTTTGACACAAAGTGCTACCAGGAGGCACTACAACTTG GTACCCAATTGCTtcaggagctgaagaagatggACGACAAGGCCTTGCTGGTTGAGGTTCAGCTGTTGGAGAGTAAGACATACCACGCACTTAGCAACCTTCCCAAGGCCCGCGCTGCTCTTACCTCTGCCAGGACGACCGCCAATGCCATCTACTGCCCGCCCAAACTACAAGCAGCTTTAGACATGCAGTCAG GGATCATTCAcgcagcagaggagaaagactGGAAGACGGCATACTCCTACTTCTATGAGGCCTTTGAGGGCTACGATTCTATTGACAGCCCCCGAGCCATTACAGCCCTAAAATACATGCTGCTCTGCAAAATCATGCTCAATGC gccAGAGGATGTACAGGCTCTCATCAGTGGAAAGTTAGCTCTCCGGTATGCTGGAAGACAG ACAGACTCACTGAAATGTGTAGCACTAGCCAGCAAGAACCGGTCACTCGCGGACTTTGAAAAG GCACTTACAGAGTACAAAGCTGAGCTGAGGGATGACCCCATCATCAGCACCCATCTGACCAAGCTGTATGACAACCTGCTGGAGAAGAATCTCATCAGGGTCATTGAACCTTTCTCCAGGGTCCAG ataGCACACATTTCCTCCCTCATTAAACTTTCTAAG GGAGACGTGGAGAGGAAATTATCACAGATGATCCTGGATGAGAAGTTTCACG GTATTTTGGACCAAGGTGAAGGCGTGCTGATTGTTTTTGAGGAGCCAGTGGTGGACAAGACATACGAGGCAGCTCTGGAGACCATTCAGAACATGAGCAAAGTGGTAGACTCGCTCTACAACAAAGCCAAGAAGCTAACATAA
- the rpain gene encoding RPA-interacting protein produces MDAINKHRSLYKGTTPPWKETYRKRCVDRLKNSRSRLLERYRQTGESPQLSGSGASMIVQEVMEEEWSALQSERRGLPSLWGPEGFTEMFSVMKEYDELAVLEEIQQELMSQEMSIIDEYERNLLFEQQYISSVVEGMEEMHIICPMCCANNLNINSHFISCPCGVYINTKKRNITPDVLRHLLESRVSEHMEDCLHNPVFSVAANTDSSSNLMISCKVCDYLSIVL; encoded by the exons ATGGACGCAATAAACAAACACCGTTCACTTTATAAAGGAACGACACCACCATGGAAAGAAACGTATCGAAAG CGCTGCGTGGACAGGTTGAAAAACAGCCGGTCCAGGCTGCTGGAGAGGTACCGTCAGACGGGAGAGAGTCCGCAGCTCAGCGGCTCCGGGGCCTCTATGATCGTccaggaggtgatggaggaagAGTGGAGCGCCCTTCAGTCAGAGAGGCGGGGACTGCCCTCTCTATGGGGGCCGGAGGGCTTTACAGAG ATGTTCAGtgttatgaaagaatatgaTGAGCTGGCAGTCCTTGAAGAAATCCAACAAGAGCTCATGTCTCAAG AAATGTCTATTATTGATGAGTATGAGAGAAACCTGCTGTTTGAACAGCAGTACATCTCGTCTGTTGTGGAAGGGATGGAAGAGATGCATATTATTTGCCCCATGTGTTGCGC GAACAATTTAAATATCAACAGCCATTTTATCTCCTGTCCCTGTGGAGTGTACATCAACACTAAG AAACGTAACATAACTCCAGACGTCCTGCGCCATCTGCTAGAGTCCCGGGTGTCGGAGCACATGGAAGACTGTCTCCACAACCCTGTTTTCTCTGTAGCGGCAAACACTGACAGCTCTTCAAACCTGATGATCAGCTGCAAG GTTTGTGACTATTTGTCCATCGTCCTGTGA